The genomic window CGGGTTTCAGAAATGATATCCCGGCAATTCTTTCTGTTGTTAATTTAACGGTTATGCCTTCTTATAACGAAGGCCTGGGCATGTGTATCCTTGAGTCGCTTGCAGCAGGTAAACCAGTTGTAGCCGTAAATACCGGAGGCATCCCCGAAGTTGTTATAAATGAATATGACGGTATTCTTGTTAATTCCTGCACGGCAGAGGATTTATCGTCCGGGATAATAAAAATTTTAAATTCAGACCTTAAAAAATTGGGTGAAAACGGGAAAAAATTGATCTTAGGCAAGTTTTCCATAGAAAAAATGGGCAGAAGCACAATTGGGGTCTATGAGGAATTAATGTCATGAAGCGGTTAATTTTACTGTCGCTGATTGTTGTCGGTGGTTTATACATCGCAAAAGATCTCTCGGAAAAGAGTTTTATACTTTATTACCACAATGTAGGGGAATACAAAAGCGGCCTCAAATCGCTTTACATTTCACCCTGGATATTTACGGTACAGATGCAATATTTAAACTGGCGCGGGTATAAAGCTATTCCGCTTGAAGAATTTATTAACCGCATCAGGAATAACAGGCCTTTTCCCAAAAAAACCTTTGCGATATCTTTTGATGATGGATACCAGAACAATTACATAAACGCACTCCCGGTTCTTAAGAAATACAAATATCCCGCAACAATATTTCTTGTAGTCAATGAAATAGGCCGCAAGGTTCAACACGACAGGACTTCTCCGGAAGAAAGACTGACAAAGAAAGAGATAAAAGGCATGGCAAAATATATAAATTTCGGAAGCCATACGATGACCCACGTAAACCTGGCAACAGAAAAAGTATTACAGGCAAGAAATGAAATTGCATATTCAAAAACAGCAATTGAAAAAATAACCGGAAAAAAAGTAAGGATTTTTTGTTATCCAATGGGCAGGTTTAATCCAACAGTTAAAGGTTTTGTAAAAGAAAACGGCTATACCGGCGCCTGCTCTACCTATTCTGGCCTTATCGACAAAAAAGATGATGTGTACGAACTGCCAAGAATTGAATGGAAAGAATTTACGAATTCTTCAATTCATGATTTTTGGAATTTAAAATGGTTTTATTTTAAGATTATCCTGGGAGTATAAGTGAAAACAATGTTTTATCCTTTTTTATGGCTGCTTTCGCTTATGTATGGCTGTGCCGTTAAAATAAGGCATCAGGCCTGTACAAAAAATCAGCGCAGTCTGCCGAGAAAAACAATCTGTGTGGGGAATATTACTACGGGGGGCACGGGAAAAACGCCTGCTGTGATTATGCTGGCCAGGTTACTGCTGGAGAAAGGAAGAAAAATAGTTATCTTAAGCCGAGGATATAAAAGAAAGTCAGCCGGCACGGTTCCCCTGATTGTTTCTAATAAGGAAAAGATTT from Elusimicrobiota bacterium includes these protein-coding regions:
- a CDS encoding polysaccharide deacetylase family protein — translated: MKRLILLSLIVVGGLYIAKDLSEKSFILYYHNVGEYKSGLKSLYISPWIFTVQMQYLNWRGYKAIPLEEFINRIRNNRPFPKKTFAISFDDGYQNNYINALPVLKKYKYPATIFLVVNEIGRKVQHDRTSPEERLTKKEIKGMAKYINFGSHTMTHVNLATEKVLQARNEIAYSKTAIEKITGKKVRIFCYPMGRFNPTVKGFVKENGYTGACSTYSGLIDKKDDVYELPRIEWKEFTNSSIHDFWNLKWFYFKIILGV